A genomic segment from Lutzomyia longipalpis isolate SR_M1_2022 chromosome 3, ASM2433408v1 encodes:
- the LOC129793717 gene encoding uncharacterized protein LOC129793717 translates to MGMRRKLKKKSNFGDFGDGSNFFRNKSTSEPDLSDTSPPQTSRWHKKLPHEYITVDELGFHRRRRPPEIYTRSNICLYNTSEPCIPFSALKSEYNRRYHDPPIPPPPRSPLLRRPTSLRVTETKSMEAESEHKEKFRLFLEDELSNCRQSAYKFPENLKLTGEVDYRPEYASSYVPYSMVEVRRIIEDRPLQEITNRQHFPMSNLPIEGDAMYKPEYRSQFVEFPVIEKSHSIPQMSNIRIQGDFQGVPEYAEKFKSYDNVAKSNPIRKPDNLNVSGDIDVVPEYREQFREHERSALERCQLMRKDDHLKMSGDFGKTPPEYYESFKDHNITAPPHRAKAREPFLNLNGTTEFNPEYKCRFLDFPRSRPVTRKPDSHFRLSALPDGTYIKRFTKNPAPPPNIHTPPEILPFQALPEYRKAKTDYIIKERTPSRDHIPSAVGPRKDHNDNTERARRRSSIAPPQDDPNSPTFRLMVENVDDPPAGRFRSPRFGRRATGGAPEVDENATRIRERVSVVEGNKKYSARSRDVNGNAFVVLKQPGGKQSEWMKPKWYEGAS, encoded by the exons ATGGGAATGAGacgaaaattgaaaaa aaaatccaattttggAGACTTTGGAGACGGCAGCAATTTCTTCCGCAATAAATCCACCTCCGAACCGGATTTGTCGGACACATCGCCACCACAGACGTCGCGGTGGCACAAGAAGCTACCGCATGAGTACATAACGGTAGATGAATTGGGCTTCCATCGGCGACGGAGGCCACCGGAAATCTACACACGTAGCAACATTTGCCTGTACAACACCTCAGAGCCATGCATCCCATTTTCAGCACTCAAATCTGAATACAATAGACGCTACCACGATCCACCTATACCACCACCACCGAGATCACCGCTCCTGCGACGTCCAACCTCACTTAGGGTCACCGAGACAAAGTCCATGGAGGCTGAGTCTGAGCACAAGGAAAAATTTAGATTGTTTTTG gaaGACGAGCTAAGCAACTGCCGCCAAAGTGCCTATAAATTCCCGGAAAATCTCAAACTTACAGGAGAAGTGGACTACCGCCCAGAATACGCATCATCATACGTGCCCTATTCCATGGTTGAAGTTCGCCGAATTATTGAGGATCGTCCATTGCAAGAAATTACAAATCGGCAACATTTTCCAATGTCAAATCTCCCGATTGAGGGTGATGCGATGTACAAACCGGAGTACAGGAGtcaatttgtggaatttcccGTCATCGAGAAGAGTCATTCAATTCCACAGATGAGCAACATTCGGATACAGGGAGATTTTCAGGGGGTTCCAGAGTATGCGGAAAAATTCAAGAGTTACGATAATGTAGCCAAGAGCAATCCAATCCGTAAACCGGATAATTTAAATGTCAGCGGGGACATTGATGTTGTTCCTGAGTACCGTGAACAATTTAGGGAGCACGAAAGATCCGCCCTTGAGCGATGTCAGCTAATGCGGAAAGATGATCACCTCAAAATGAGTGGAGATTTCGGGAAGACACCTCCGGAATATTATGAAAGTTTCAAAGATCACAACATCACAGCCCCACCGCATAGAGCCAAAGCCAGAGAACCTTTTCTCAATCTCAATGGGACAACAGAATTCAATCCAGAATACAA ATGCAgatttttggattttccacGCTCACGTCCTGTAACAAGGAAACCTGATTCGCATTTTCGACTCTCAGCTCTGCCCGATGGAACCTACATAAAGCGCTTCACAAAGAACCCAGCTCCACCACCAAATATTCACACTCCACCGGAAATTTTACCCTTCCAGGCTCTTCCGGAGTACAGAAAAGCCAAAACTGATTATATTATAAAGGAACGGACACCATCACGTGATCACATTCCATCAGCTGTAGGTCCACGAAAGGATCACAATGACAACACAGAGCGCGCAAGACGAAGATCCTCCATTGCACCCCCTCAGGATGATCCAAATTCACCCACATTCCGATTAATGGTAGAAAATGTCGATGATCCCCCAGCAGGGAGATTCCGTTCACCGCGTTTTGGGCGACGTGCAACAGGTGGAGCACCGGAAGTGGATGAGAATGCAACGAGAATCCGTGAGAGAGTTAGCGTAGTGGAGGGCAATAAGAAGTATTCAGCACGTTCGAGGGATGTCAATGGGAATGCCTTTGTTGTGCTAAAGCAACCAGGTGGGAAGCAAAGTGAATGGATGAAACCCAAATGGTATGAAGGGGCTTCCTAA
- the LOC129793718 gene encoding uncharacterized protein LOC129793718, with product MLSAARVKSEKNPIMLLKELCDKHKFLHPKYEDCSTEFDDRYVYSCEAFGTKVKASAPTAREAKINAAKEVLDTVRDRFKLDLKVEDPVLDPRGFYNYVGALNEECVKKKLQQPLYQVKPVPNKKKESIFEAICQLGNLSISQKSTSKQAAKHAAAKAMIEHLSEVQVAEMFPVKNETHKFVACFNPDHLESAKKLLENSTMCADKKALVEDVCRTLGIPSQSLLFADNGEDLELFCMNITFASSFCGKRQKVYTDVVKHLREIINADVEEEAAS from the exons ATGTTGTCCGCGGCGCGTGTAAAGAGTGAAAAGAACCCAATTATGCTCCTCAAGGAACTCTGCGACAAGCACAAGTTCCTTCATCCCAAATATGAGGACTGCTCGACGGAATTCGATGATCGCTATGTCTACTcttgtgag GCTTTTGGGACAAAAGTGAAGGCAAGTGCCCCAACTGCGCGTGAGGCAAAGATTAATGCGGCCAAGGAAGTCCTGGACACTGTCAGGGATCGTTTTAAGCTGGATCTCAAAGTGGAGGATCCCGTTTTGGATCCCCGGGGCTTTTACAACTACGTCGGCGCTCTCAATGAGGAGTGCGTGAAGAAGAAACTCCAGCAGCCACTGTATCAAGTTAAGCCCGTTCCCAACAAGAAGAAAGAGTCCATTTTTGAGGCAATCTGCCAACTTGGGAATCTCAGTATCTCCCAGAAGAGTACTTCGAAGCAAGCTGCCAAGCATGCAGCTGCCAAGGCAATGATTGAGCACCTCAGTGAGGTTCAGGTGGCTGAAATGTTTCCCGTGAAGAATGAGACACACAAATTCGTGGCATGCTTCAATCCGGATCATCTGGAATCAGCGAAGAAGCTCCTAGAGAATTCCACAATGTGCGCCGATAAGAAAGCCCTCGTGGAGGACGTGTGCAGGACACTCGGTATCCCATCGCAGTCCTTGCTATTTGCTGACAATGGCGAAGATTTGGAGCTCTTCTGCATGAACATTACCTTCGCCTCGAGCTTCTGCGGGAAGCGTCAGAAGGTCTACACGGATGTTGTGAAGCATCTCCGGGAGATTATTAATGCAGACGTGGAGGAGGAGGCTGCTTCGTAA